From a region of the Mus pahari chromosome 12, PAHARI_EIJ_v1.1, whole genome shotgun sequence genome:
- the LOC110329446 gene encoding LOW QUALITY PROTEIN: uncharacterized protein LOC110329446 (The sequence of the model RefSeq protein was modified relative to this genomic sequence to represent the inferred CDS: substituted 4 bases at 4 genomic stop codons) codes for MGQTTSTPLTLTLQHWTEVRSRAHNLSVDVKKGRWDTFCSSEWPSFGVGWPPEGSFNLSLISAVKRLVFQLPGGHPDQVPYIIVWQDLVQDPPSWVRPWILRPQKATVAVASAPTNRPEGGPSAAPPRIYPEIEDLSWMESQPPPYPPLPQAAPALPPSADVGAAGPAAGTRSRWGRSPETEIVARGNSGAGTTLALPLRAYVGGPPPGPGELAPLQYWPFSSADLYNWKTNHPSFSENPSRLTGLIESLMFSHQPTWDDCQQLLQVLFTTEERERILLKARENVPGPDGASTGLTNLIDAAFPLTRPDWDFNTVEGRERLQTYRRILVAGLKGAARRPTNLPKVREVLQGPTEPPSVFLERLMEAYRWYTPFDPSLEGQQAVVDMAFIGQSAADIKKKLQRLEGLQDYTLQDLVKEAEKVYHKRETEEERQEREKKEAEERENRRDRRQERNLTKILAAVVGEEKMEGRQLGYPGGGTRRPPGNQRFQLDKDQCAYCKEKGHWARECPKRKQRKPRILALEEEXGSRGSDSLPEPRVTLSVEGTPVHFLVDTGAEHSVLTSSLGQLKDKKTMATGATGSRFYPWTTNQTLEIGNNQVKHSFLVIPECPAPLLGRDLLTKLKAQIQFTSKGPEITWGEAPVACMVLSLEEEYHLHEQKLRSLPSEEWLAAFPNSWAEQAGMGLAERVPPIVVELKATATPVSVRQYPMSREAKEGIRPHIQRLIQQGILAPCQSPWNTLLLPVRKPRTNDYRPVQDLREVNKRVQDIHPMVPNPYNLLSSLPPDQTWYTVLDLKDAFFCLRLHPSSQPLFVFEWRDPEGGYTGQLTWTRLPQGFKNSPTLFDEALHRDLAPFRAQNPQVTLLQYVDDLLLSATNQESCLEGTRRLLTELGKLGYRVSAKKAQLCRTEVTYLGYTLREGKRWLTEARKKTVMLIPTPTTPRQVREFLGTAGFCRLWIPGFASLAAPLYPLTKEKVPFIWTEDHQRAFDSIKTALLKAPALALPDLTKPFSLYVDERTGVARGVLTQTLGPWRRPVAYLSKKLDPVASGWPSCLKAIAAVALLVKDADKLTLGQHVTVIAPHALESIIRQPPDRWMTNARMTHYQSLLLNDRVIFAPPAILNPATLLPEMDESAPIHRCADILAEETGTRKDLTDQPLSGVPNWYTDGSSFVVEGKRRAGAAVVDGKQVIWSSSLPEGTSAQKAELQALTMALRLAEGKSVNIYTDSRYAFATAHIHGAIYRQRGLLTSAGKDIKNKEEILALLEAIHLPKKVAIIHCPGHQKGSDPVAKGNQMADWVAKQAAQVAVALPVKSQLHPLXXMEPGLYPPKRENYSPLQRRXELCKKIHRLSHLGAKKMRDLIKSSRYFIIKLHALTEKTVNNCKACAMTNAGRTTGPDGKRVRGEWPGTHWEVDFTEIRPGKFRYNYLLVFIDTFSGWVEAYPTKAETAQVVAKKILEEILPRFGIPQVIGSDNGPAFTARVSEGLASHLGVIWKLHCAYRPQSSGQVERMNRTLKETLTKLAIETGGKDWVTLLPYALLRVRNTPYMFGLTPYEILYGGPPPLTESGGILDPTIDHEPDLNPPLPPSLYPRLKALELVRNQIWEQLKDSYQAGTVVVPHKFQIRDWVLVRRHRTSPLEPRWKGPYLVLLTTPTAVKVDGVAAWIHASHVKPAPDHGNDWTAETTDTPLKLCLRRGNVQK; via the exons ATGGGACAGACGACTTCTACCCCTTTAACGTTGACTCTACAGCATTGGACTGAAGTTAGAAGCAGGGCCCATAATCTTTCTGTTGATGTTAAGAAGGGACGTTGGGACACTTTCTGTTCCTCGGAATGGCCCTCCTTTGGAGTTGGGTGGCCTCCCGAGGGCTCCTTTAACCTGTCTCTCATTTCTGCAGTCAAACGTCTTGTTTTCCAACTGCCAGGTGGACATCCTGATCAGGTCCCTTACATCATTGTCTGGCAGGACCTGGTCCAAGATCCCCCATCTTGGGTCAGGCCCTGGATTCTGCGGCCCCAAAAGGCAACAGTGGCAGTCGCCTCAGCCCCCACCAATCGCCCAGAGGGAGGACCCTCGGCAGCCCCTCCTAGAATTTACCCTGAAATAGAAGATCTGTCATGGATGGAGTCTCAACCCCCTCCTTACCCCCCGCTGCCCCAAGCCGCCCCAGCGCTCCCTCCCTCTGCTGACGTTGGGGCGGCGGGACCAGCCGCAGGAACCAGGAGCCGGTGGGGCCGTAGCCCCGAGACGGAAATTGTGGCCAGGGGAAACTCAGGAGCCGGGACCACGCTGGCACTGCCCCTCCGAGCTTATGTGGGAGGGCCCCCTCCCGGCCCCGGAGAATTGGCCCCCCTGCAGTATTGGCCATTTTCTTCAGCTGACCTTTATAACTGGAAAACTAATCATCCTTCTTTTTCAGAGAATCCCTCAAGGCTCACTGGACTCATAGAGTCCCTCATGTTTTCCCACCAGCCCACTTGGGATGATTGTCAGCAGCTCTTGCAGGTCCTTTTTActacagaagaaagggagagaatccTGCTGAAGGCCCGAGAGAACGTCCCGGGGCCTGACGGGGCCTCCACTGGCCTTACAAACCTCATAGATGCTGCTTTTCCCCTAACTCGCCCAGATTGGGATTTCAACACTGTGGAAGGTAGGGAGCGTCTCCAAACTTATCGCCGGATTCTAGTGGCGGGTCTCAAAGGTGCCGCAAGACGGCCCACCAATTTGCCTAAGGTAAGGGAAGTCCTGCAAGGACCAACTGAGCCCCCATCCGTTTTCTTGGAGAGATTAATGGAGGCCTATAGGTGGTACACCCCGTTCGATCCCTCCTTGGAGGGGCAGCAGGCGGTGGTAGACATGGCCTTTATAGGTCAGTCAGCGGCAGATATtaaaaagaagttacagagactaGAGGGGCTCCAAGATTACACTCTGCAGGACTTAGtaaaggaagctgagaaagtaTATCacaagagagaaactgaggaagagagacaagagagagagaaaaaggaagcagaagaaagggaaaatcGGCGTGACCGCCGCCAGGAGAGGAACCTAACTAAAATCTTGGCCGCAGTAGTAGGtgaagaaaagatggaaggaaggcagTTAGGGTACCCGGGCGGAGGAACAAGAAGACCACCAGGAAACCAGAGATTCCAGCTTGACAAAGACCAATGTGCCTACTGTAAAGAAAAAGGACATTGGGCTAGAGAATGCcctaaaaggaaacaaagaaaacccagaatACTAGCTCTGGAAGAAGAATAGGGGAGTCGGGGCTCGGACTCCCTCCCCGAGCCTAGGGTGACGCTCTCCGTGGAGGGAACTCCTGTCCACTTCTTAGTGGACACAGGAGCGGAACATTCAGTTTTAACCAGTTCATTAGGACAGCTAAAAGATAAAAAAACTATGGCGACTGGAGCCACAGGCAGTAGGTTTTACCCCTGGACCACCAATCAGACtttagaaattggaaacaaccagGTGAAACACTCGTTTCTTGTGATTCCCGAATGCCCAGCACCCCTTCTAGGCAGAGATCTACTGACTAAACTCAAGGCCCAAATTCAGTTCACCTCAAAGGGGCCCGAGATCACCTGGGGAGAGGCACCCGTGGCGTGTATGGTCCTGAGCTTAGAGGAGGAATACCACCTTCATGAACAGAAACTCAGGTCCTTGCCCTCTGAGGAGTGGCTGGCTGCATTTCCAAACTCATGGGCAGAACAGGCTGGAATGGGGCTGGCAGAGCGAGTTCCGCCGATTGTGGTCGAGCTTAAGGCTACTGCCACACCAGTTTCGGTTAGGCAGTACCCCATGAGTCGGGAAGCCAAGGAGGGTATCCGACCACATATCCAGAGACTAATACAGCAAGGAATCTTAGCCCCCTGCCAGTCTCCTTGGAATACCCTCCTCTTACCCGTACGTAAGCCCAGAACCAATGACTATCGGCCTGTACAGGACCTAAGAGAAGTTAATAAGCGAGTACAGGACATTCATCCAATGGTGCCTAACCCCTACAACTTGCTGAGTTCCCTCCCACCCGACCAAACTTGGTACACTGTTCTGGACTTAAAAGATGCTTTTTTCTGCCTCAGACTGCATCCAAGTAGTCAGCCTCTGTTTGTCTTTGAATGGCGAGATCCGGAGGGAGGATATACAGGACAACTAACCTGGACTAGGCTGCCCCAGGGGTTCAAAAATTCGCCAACCCTCTTCGATGAAGCCCTCCATCGTGATCTCGCCCCTTTTAGGGCACAGAACCCCCAAGTAACGCTTCTGCAATATGTAGATGATTTGCTTCTTTCAGCCACAAATCAGGAATCATGCCTTGAAGGGACCAGGAGGCTCCTAACAGAACTAGGCAAGCTAGGGTATCGAGTATCCGCCAAAAAAGCCCAACTATGCCGCACCGAGGTGACCTACCTAGGATACACCCTCCGAGAAGGAAAACGGTGGCTCACTGAGGCTCGAAAGAAGACTGTGATGCTAATACCGACCCCCACCACCCCGCGACAAGTACGTGAGTTTCTGGGAACGGCGGGTTTTTGTAGACTGTGGATACCGGGATTCGCATCCCTGGCTGCCCCTCTTTACCCCCTCACTAAAGAAAAGGTCCCGTTTATTTGGACCGAGGATCACCAAAGAGCCTTCGATAGTATAAAAACTGCTCTGTTGAAGGCACCTGCTTTGGCCTTGCCGGATTTGACAAAACCTTTCTCCTTGTATGTTGATGAAAGGACAGGAGTAGCCCGCGGGGTCCTAACTCAAACTTTGGGACCCTGGAGACGACCGGTGGCCTACTTGTCCAAAAAGCTTGACCCGGTCGCCAGTGGCTGGCCCTCCTGCCTAAAAGCCATAGCAGCCGTTGCCCTGCTTGTCAAGGACGCAGACAAGCTGACCTTGGGCCAACACGTGACCGTAATTGCCCCGCATGCCCTAGAAAGCATCATAAGGCAGCCTCCTGACCGCTGGATGACTAACGCCCGGATGACTCACTACCAGAGTCTATTGTTAAATGATCGAGTGATCTTTGCCCCACCTGCTATCCTCAACCCTGCCACCCTGCTCCCTGAGATGGACGAGTCTGCCCCGATACATCGTTGTGCTGACATCTTGGCTGAGGAAACTGGCACTAGAAAAGATTTAACCGATCAACCTTTGTCGGGCGTACCCAATTGGTACACAGACGGGAGCAGCTTTGTGgtagagggaaaaaggagggCAGGGGCCGCGGTGGTGGACGGGAAACAGGTCATCTGGTCCAGTAGCCTGCCAGAAGGAACATCAGCTCAAAAGGCAGAGCTCCAGGCCCTGACAATGGCGCTCAGATTGGCAGAAGGTAAGAGCGTCAACATTTACACAGACAGCAGGTATGCGTTTGCCACAGCTCACATCCATGGGGCCATCTACAGGCAGCGGGGGTTACTCACCTCAGCTGGGAAggacattaaaaacaaggaagaaatccTGGCCCTATTAGAAGCCATACATTTGCCAAAAAAGGTGGCCATCATACACTGTCCGGGACATCAGAAGGGCAGTGATCCTGTTGCAAAAGGGAACCAAATGGCTGACTGGGTGGCTAAGCAGGCCGCGCAAGTAGCAGTCGCTCTTCCTGTAAAAAGTCAACTGCATCC ACTTTGATAAATGGAACCTGGCTTATACCCACCCAAACGGGAAAATTATTCTCCCCTACAAAGAAGGTAAGAGTTATGTAAAAAAATCCATCGGCTTTCTCATCTAGGGGCAAAGAAAATGCGAGACTTAATTAAGTCCTCCAGGTATTTCATCATCAAACTGCATGCTCTGACCGAAAAGACGGTCAATAATTGCAAAGCCTGCGCCATGACCAACGCAGGAAGAACAACTGGCCCAGATGGCAAACGAGTGCGCGGAGAATGGCCTGGTACTCATTGGGAAGTAGACTTTACAGAAATTAGACCGGGAAAGTTTAGGTATAACTATCTGTTAGTGTTCATAGATACCTTCTCAGGATGGGTGGAGGCATATCCCACCAAGGCAGAAACGGCCCAAGTGGTGGCCAAGAAAATACTGGAAGAGATCCTACCCCGATTCGGGATTCCACAGGTAATCGGGTCGGACAATGGACCAGCTTTCACCGCCCGGGTAAGTGAGGGACTGGCCAGCCACCTGGGGGTAATCTGGAAATTGCATTGTGCTTATAGACCCCAGagctcaggacaggtagaaagaatgaatagaactctaaaagagaccttgactaaattAGCCATCGAGACTGGCGGTAAGGATTGGGTGACCCTCCTCCCTTACGCTCTTTTAAGGGTCCGAAATACCCCTTATATGTTTGGACTCACCCCTTACGAAATTCTCTATGGGGGACCACCCCCTTTGACTGAATCTGGAGGGATATTGGATCCCACCATTGACCATGAACCTGATCTTAACCCTCCTttacctccctctctctaccctcGTCTCAAGGCTCTGGAGCTAGTCCGGAATCAGATTTGGGAGCAACTCAAGGATTCTTACCAGGCTGGGACAGTGGTAGTCCCCCACAAGTTCCAAATCAGGGACTGGGTCCTGGTCAGAAGACATCGAACCAGCCCTCTAGAGCCACGGTGGAAAGGACCATATCTGGTGTTGCTGACTACCCCCACAGCCGTAAAGGTGGACGGAGTTGCTGCCTGGATACACGCCTCACATGTAAAACCTGCCCCCGACCATGGCAACGACTGGACGGCAGAGACTACTGACACTCCTCTTAAGCTATGTCTACGGCGTGGTAATGTCCAAAAATAA